The Methylocystis echinoides genome includes a region encoding these proteins:
- a CDS encoding Rrf2 family transcriptional regulator produces the protein MLTKKGKYGLKAMVHLARSNFGRPVPVLEIAESQNIPKKFLDAILCELRNSGFVHSRMGKGGGYSLARPARDIIVGDVVRAIDGPLAPMPCASKTRYRRCDDCVDENACAVRKVMLDAQRALSDVLDNCSLEQMSDAARAEAEVLFYDI, from the coding sequence GTGCTCACCAAGAAGGGAAAATACGGCCTCAAGGCGATGGTGCATCTCGCCCGGTCGAATTTCGGGCGCCCCGTGCCTGTTCTGGAAATCGCCGAGAGCCAGAACATCCCGAAGAAGTTTCTCGACGCCATTCTCTGTGAGCTGCGCAACTCCGGCTTCGTTCATTCGCGCATGGGCAAGGGCGGCGGCTACAGCCTCGCCCGGCCGGCGCGCGACATCATCGTCGGCGACGTCGTGCGGGCCATCGACGGCCCGCTGGCGCCCATGCCCTGCGCGAGCAAGACGCGCTACCGCCGCTGTGACGACTGTGTCGATGAAAACGCCTGCGCGGTCCGCAAAGTCATGTTGGACGCCCAACGCGCGCTGTCCGACGTTCTCGACAATTGTTCTCTCGAGCAGATGTCGGACGCGGCCCGAGCCGAAGCTGAAGTTCTTTTCTATGACATCTGA
- a CDS encoding metalloregulator ArsR/SmtB family transcription factor translates to MTSDSAGPQSAGEARDDGLAALAAKAEEAERFLKTLANGHRLMILCELHGAELCVMDLQNAVGLSQSALSQHLARLRKDRMVTTRRDSRSIYYSLSDERLKPMIQLLSDIFCPARP, encoded by the coding sequence ATGACATCTGACAGCGCAGGCCCGCAGTCCGCAGGAGAAGCCCGCGACGACGGCCTCGCCGCGCTCGCCGCCAAGGCCGAAGAAGCCGAGCGATTTCTCAAGACGCTCGCAAACGGGCACAGGCTCATGATCCTCTGCGAATTGCATGGTGCTGAACTTTGTGTGATGGACCTGCAGAACGCCGTTGGCCTCAGCCAGTCGGCGCTTTCGCAGCATCTCGCGCGGCTGCGCAAGGATCGGATGGTCACGACGCGCAGAGACTCGCGATCGATCTACTACTCGCTGAGCGACGAGCGTCTCAAACCGATGATCCAATTGCTCTCGGACATTTTCTGTCCTGCGCGGCCCTGA
- a CDS encoding regulator, whose translation MRAFAFDDHNICWKQIDGIDHLSLSVLDMDDKHGVMHVVFKFAANRQIILHRHLTLNKTMTLQGEHRLYHVDGRLKEIRPTGRFTVAPPSDDPHREGGGDQDAVVLFAIYGDGALYEALDNEMNVVRTLCAADFASLYDRDASRNM comes from the coding sequence ATGCGCGCGTTCGCTTTCGACGACCACAATATCTGCTGGAAACAGATCGACGGCATCGATCATCTATCGCTGTCGGTTCTCGACATGGACGACAAACACGGCGTCATGCACGTCGTCTTCAAATTCGCGGCCAACCGGCAGATCATCCTGCATCGGCATCTCACGCTCAACAAGACGATGACGCTGCAGGGCGAGCATCGCCTGTATCATGTCGACGGGCGGCTCAAGGAGATCAGGCCAACGGGGCGTTTCACCGTCGCGCCGCCCTCGGACGACCCGCACCGCGAAGGCGGGGGCGATCAGGACGCCGTCGTTCTCTTCGCGATCTATGGGGATGGCGCGCTCTACGAGGCGCTCGATAACGAGATGAACGTCGTGCGGACTCTCTGCGCGGCGGACTTCGCCAGCCTCTACGATCGCGACGCGAGCCGCAACATGTAA
- a CDS encoding ATP-binding protein: MLSALSEWVFGASGLTPHGYCLLWEPGLIWLYAVSDATTAMAYFSIPLALVIVGRKRSDLVFRPMLWLFAAFILLCGTTHWLDLFTLWSPLYGLQGLVKALTALASIATAVALWWALPSFLALPSVEQLRHANAALLASEERLAHAHKMEALGQLTGGIAHDFNNVLQVIVGSLSVIERQIALGRAASIERPLAAIRKASTTASSLTNRMLAFSRRQTLVPRVIEPDKLVAGMEEMVRRTLGPEIELDLRLGPCRCSVTCDPSQLENALLNLAINARDAMPQGGLLRITTVDRTFRTKLPEPDIEPGDYVEIEVTDSGVGMSHELLSRVFEPFFTTKPLGEGTGLGLSQVYGFVKQSGGFVRIESAPGKGTTARIYLPGRAAPPAAATEDRPAVNGAASARATHRRRTLIVEDQEDVRAQIVSTLSDMGCETIEAGDGGAGLKIIEAGEPLDLLISDVGLPVLNGVQLAEAARLAHPDLPILLITGYAGKSAETLRLAPNMEVLRKPFTLDELAARVQAMFEAAVALSEPSAGSSHAPLGALKG; the protein is encoded by the coding sequence ATGCTCTCCGCTTTGAGCGAGTGGGTGTTTGGCGCCTCTGGCCTGACGCCACATGGATACTGCCTGCTTTGGGAGCCGGGGCTGATCTGGCTCTACGCTGTTTCAGACGCAACCACGGCAATGGCGTATTTCTCCATTCCGCTGGCGCTCGTGATCGTCGGAAGAAAGCGCAGCGATCTCGTCTTTCGGCCGATGCTGTGGCTGTTCGCGGCGTTTATCCTGCTCTGCGGCACGACGCATTGGCTCGATCTTTTCACGCTCTGGAGCCCGCTCTATGGGCTGCAGGGCCTCGTCAAGGCGCTGACGGCGCTCGCCTCGATCGCGACGGCGGTGGCGTTATGGTGGGCCTTGCCGAGTTTTCTCGCGCTTCCTTCCGTCGAGCAATTGCGTCACGCCAATGCGGCGCTGCTCGCGAGCGAGGAGCGGCTGGCCCACGCCCATAAGATGGAGGCGCTCGGGCAGCTCACCGGCGGCATCGCGCACGACTTCAATAATGTGCTGCAGGTCATTGTCGGCTCCCTCAGCGTCATCGAACGCCAGATTGCGCTTGGGCGCGCCGCCTCCATCGAGCGGCCCCTGGCCGCGATACGGAAAGCCTCGACCACCGCCTCCAGCCTCACCAACCGGATGCTGGCCTTCTCGCGCCGGCAGACTCTCGTCCCGCGCGTCATCGAGCCCGACAAGCTCGTCGCGGGCATGGAGGAGATGGTGCGTCGGACGCTCGGACCGGAAATCGAGCTCGATCTGCGCTTGGGGCCTTGCCGCTGCAGCGTGACCTGCGACCCGTCTCAACTCGAGAACGCCTTGCTGAACCTGGCGATCAACGCCCGGGACGCCATGCCGCAAGGCGGCTTGCTCAGGATCACGACGGTGGACCGGACGTTCAGGACCAAGCTTCCGGAGCCCGACATCGAGCCGGGAGACTATGTCGAGATCGAGGTGACGGACAGTGGCGTGGGCATGAGCCACGAGCTGCTCAGCCGCGTTTTCGAGCCGTTCTTCACAACCAAACCCTTGGGGGAGGGGACGGGTCTGGGCCTGTCGCAGGTTTACGGCTTCGTCAAACAATCCGGCGGATTCGTGCGGATCGAAAGCGCGCCGGGCAAGGGAACCACCGCGCGGATTTACTTGCCGGGCCGCGCCGCGCCGCCCGCCGCCGCCACGGAAGACCGGCCCGCCGTCAACGGAGCCGCATCTGCGCGCGCCACGCATCGGAGAAGAACCTTGATCGTCGAGGATCAAGAGGACGTGCGCGCTCAGATCGTCAGCACGCTCAGCGATATGGGTTGCGAGACGATCGAAGCCGGCGACGGCGGGGCCGGACTGAAAATAATAGAGGCAGGCGAGCCGTTGGACCTGCTGATCAGCGACGTCGGCCTGCCGGTGTTGAATGGCGTTCAACTCGCCGAGGCCGCGCGCCTCGCGCATCCGGATTTGCCGATTTTGCTGATTACCGGCTACGCCGGCAAATCCGCGGAGACATTGCGGCTGGCGCCAAATATGGAGGTGCTGCGCAAGCCGTTCACGCTCGATGAATTGGCCGCCAGGGTTCAGGCGATGTTCGAAGCAGCCGTCGCCCTGAGCGAGCCGAGCGCCGGAAGCAGCCACGCTCCGCTCGGCGCGCTCAAAGGCTGA